In one Sphingomonas sp. AP4-R1 genomic region, the following are encoded:
- a CDS encoding M48 family metalloprotease, whose translation MARLTRSFRAAIAGLVGLVLAAQPVAAQSILRDAETEQFMQEISAGMAKSAGLSPGALKLVLVGDNSINAFVAGGQIIYINSGTIEQSDNYNELQGVIAHELGHIEGGDAVRTGLAASSAMRVTLLSLLLGAAAMAAGAPEAGMAAMMAGQSAAEGKFMAYSRQQEGSADASAVRHLTDAHLSGKGMVTFFAKLRREEYRLTPSYTKIDTYDVDHPMTDDRERFLRDTLSGEPYWNQPLDPVLQARFLRIKGKLVGYMDDPDLVLRKYPETNQSAEAMYARAYAWHRGAYPERAVQEIDRLVATAPHDPYLLELKGQILLESGKPVLAIPPLREATARSGSNPLISSTLGHALVASDDPANLAEASKVLKVAVQRDNENPFAWYNLGLVYTKLGDEPRASLATAEKFSLEGNPGMAARSADMAMRGIPVGTPDYIRAQDIALTARDEAQNKKGRRR comes from the coding sequence ATGGCTCGCCTGACCCGTTCGTTCCGCGCCGCGATCGCCGGGCTGGTCGGCCTCGTCCTGGCCGCCCAGCCCGTCGCCGCGCAATCGATCCTGCGCGATGCGGAGACCGAGCAGTTCATGCAGGAAATCTCGGCGGGCATGGCCAAGTCGGCCGGGCTCTCGCCGGGCGCGCTGAAGCTGGTGCTGGTCGGCGACAATTCGATCAACGCCTTCGTCGCCGGCGGCCAGATCATCTACATCAATTCCGGCACGATCGAGCAGTCGGACAATTATAACGAGCTGCAGGGCGTGATCGCGCACGAGCTGGGCCATATCGAGGGCGGCGATGCCGTCCGCACCGGCCTGGCCGCCAGTTCGGCGATGCGGGTGACATTGCTCTCGCTGCTGCTGGGCGCCGCCGCGATGGCGGCGGGTGCGCCCGAGGCGGGCATGGCCGCGATGATGGCGGGCCAGTCGGCGGCCGAAGGCAAGTTCATGGCCTATAGCCGCCAGCAGGAAGGCTCGGCCGACGCTTCGGCCGTGCGCCACCTGACCGACGCGCACCTCTCCGGCAAGGGCATGGTGACCTTCTTCGCCAAGCTGCGCCGCGAGGAATATCGCCTCACGCCCAGCTACACGAAGATCGACACCTATGACGTCGATCACCCGATGACCGACGATCGCGAACGGTTCCTGCGCGATACGCTGTCGGGCGAGCCTTACTGGAACCAGCCGCTGGATCCGGTGCTGCAGGCGCGCTTCCTGCGGATCAAGGGCAAGCTGGTCGGCTATATGGACGATCCCGATCTGGTCCTCCGCAAATATCCGGAGACGAACCAGAGCGCGGAGGCGATGTATGCGAGGGCCTATGCCTGGCATCGCGGCGCCTATCCCGAACGCGCGGTGCAGGAGATAGACCGGCTGGTGGCGACCGCGCCGCACGATCCCTATCTGCTGGAGCTGAAGGGGCAGATCCTGCTGGAGAGCGGCAAGCCGGTGCTGGCCATCCCGCCGCTGCGCGAGGCGACCGCGCGATCGGGCAGCAATCCGCTCATTTCCTCCACGCTGGGCCACGCCCTGGTCGCGAGCGACGATCCCGCCAATCTGGCCGAGGCATCGAAGGTGTTGAAGGTGGCGGTGCAGCGCGACAATGAGAATCCGTTCGCCTGGTACAATCTCGGCCTTGTCTACACCAAGCTGGGCGACGAGCCGCGCGCCTCGTTGGCGACGGCGGAAAAATTCAGCCTCGAAGGTAATCCGGGCATGGCGGCGCGCAGCGCGGACATGGCGATGCGCGGCATCCCGGTCGGCACGCCCGATTATATCCGCGCGCAGGACATCGCGCTGACCGCGCGCGACGAAGCACAGAACAAGAAGGGCAGACGTAGGTGA
- a CDS encoding DsbA family protein, translating into MAGVAALVGVAGGAIGTRAVAEQAGAPVAGKAAIEAIVHDYILAHPEIIPEAMQKLQARENAKAIDADRMALQKPFGSAWAGSQSPKVTLVMFSDYSCGYCRASLPDVARLLAENPDLKVVWREIPVLGPDSVAAARVALAVAKDGDRYLPFHKGLFQAGRPDKATIAKVASAVGLDAGKLAGEGKGDDISAEIASNMALAGRLGVSGTPAFVVGDEFLSGAVGYDALAKAVADARKS; encoded by the coding sequence ATGGCGGGCGTGGCAGCTTTGGTCGGCGTGGCGGGTGGTGCGATCGGCACGCGCGCCGTGGCGGAGCAGGCCGGCGCACCGGTGGCGGGCAAGGCCGCGATCGAGGCGATCGTCCACGATTATATCCTCGCCCATCCGGAGATCATTCCGGAGGCGATGCAGAAATTGCAGGCCCGCGAGAATGCGAAGGCGATCGATGCGGACCGGATGGCGCTGCAGAAACCGTTCGGCAGCGCCTGGGCGGGCAGCCAGTCTCCCAAAGTCACGCTCGTGATGTTCAGCGATTATAGCTGCGGTTACTGCCGGGCCAGCCTGCCGGACGTGGCGCGGCTGCTGGCCGAAAATCCGGACCTGAAAGTGGTGTGGCGCGAGATCCCGGTGCTGGGACCGGACAGCGTGGCGGCGGCGCGGGTGGCGCTGGCGGTGGCGAAGGACGGCGATCGCTATCTGCCGTTCCACAAGGGCCTGTTCCAGGCGGGCCGCCCGGACAAGGCGACGATCGCGAAGGTAGCCTCCGCGGTGGGGCTCGATGCGGGCAAGCTGGCCGGCGAGGGCAAAGGCGACGACATCAGCGCCGAGATCGCCTCGAACATGGCATTGGCCGGGCGGCTGGGCGTGAGCGGCACGCCCGCCTTCGTGGTGGGCGACGAATTCCTGAGCGGCGCGGTCGGCTATGATGCGCTGGCCAAGGCGGTGGCCGACGCGCGGAAATCGTAA
- a CDS encoding sugar transferase: MKLDTPVAMSRQARSGRSAPSELQSLRLRLCLLVLIVDCLAILAGCLVGNLLRFGDLWADPGINLFAAVLPVYVGIAINSDAFGSDTLSDVNSGMSRAVLAYMFAILAVLFISFYMKASTELSRMASGVALLSTFIALAGGRLACSAYIKRKTGMHLFYDLMIRDGVELAAPPNMIVVDTDTTNLHPDLHDPHMLDRLAAQLRGVDRVVIACPPERRLIWSLLLKGSSVNGYILSTDLDTISPIGIGSLSGHYTLAVACAPLDLSRRFTKRVLDLVITIPALIFLSPLLLAVALAVKLDSSGPVLFRQPRVGRGNRIFLMYKFRSMRNDLTDRAGARSASRDDDRITKIGRLIRSTSIDELPQLFNVLRGDMSLVGPRPHALGSLAGNALFWEVDERYWHRHALKPGLTGLAQIRGFRGATPDREDLANRLNADLEYLAGWTLWRDMSILFGTLRVIVHPNAY; encoded by the coding sequence ATGAAACTCGATACGCCAGTCGCCATGTCGAGGCAGGCGCGATCCGGACGGAGCGCGCCTTCGGAGCTGCAATCCCTGCGGCTGCGACTGTGCCTGCTCGTCCTCATCGTCGATTGCCTGGCCATCCTCGCCGGTTGCCTCGTCGGGAATCTGCTCCGCTTCGGAGATCTCTGGGCCGATCCCGGCATCAATCTCTTCGCCGCCGTGCTGCCCGTTTATGTCGGCATCGCGATCAACAGCGATGCGTTCGGATCGGATACGCTCTCCGATGTGAACAGCGGCATGTCGCGCGCCGTGCTCGCCTATATGTTCGCGATTCTCGCGGTGCTGTTCATCTCCTTCTACATGAAGGCGTCCACCGAGCTGTCACGCATGGCGTCCGGCGTGGCGCTGCTCTCCACCTTCATCGCGCTGGCCGGCGGCCGCCTCGCCTGTTCCGCCTACATCAAGCGCAAGACGGGGATGCACCTCTTCTACGATCTGATGATCCGCGACGGGGTGGAACTGGCCGCGCCGCCGAACATGATCGTCGTCGATACCGACACGACCAACCTGCATCCCGATCTCCACGATCCGCACATGCTGGATCGGCTGGCGGCGCAGCTGCGCGGCGTCGATCGCGTGGTGATCGCCTGCCCGCCCGAACGGCGCCTGATCTGGTCGCTCCTGCTCAAGGGATCGAGCGTCAACGGCTATATCCTGTCGACCGATCTGGACACGATCTCCCCGATCGGGATCGGCAGCCTCTCCGGCCATTATACGCTGGCGGTGGCCTGCGCGCCGCTGGATCTCAGCCGCCGCTTCACCAAGCGGGTGCTGGATCTGGTGATCACGATCCCCGCGCTCATCTTCCTGTCGCCTCTGCTGCTGGCGGTCGCGCTGGCGGTGAAGCTCGACAGCAGCGGCCCGGTCCTGTTCCGCCAGCCGCGCGTGGGCCGGGGCAACCGCATCTTCCTGATGTACAAGTTCCGCTCGATGCGGAACGATCTCACGGATCGCGCCGGCGCCCGCTCGGCCTCGCGCGATGACGATCGCATCACCAAGATCGGTCGCCTGATCCGCTCGACCAGCATCGATGAGCTGCCCCAGCTCTTCAACGTGCTGCGCGGGGACATGAGCCTCGTCGGCCCGCGTCCCCATGCCTTGGGCAGCCTCGCCGGCAATGCGCTCTTCTGGGAAGTGGACGAGCGTTACTGGCATCGCCACGCGCTGAAGCCGGGCCTCACCGGCCTCGCCCAGATTCGCGGCTTCCGTGGCGCCACGCCCGATCGCGAGGATCTCGCCAACCGCCTCAACGCCGATCTGGAATATCTCGCCGGCTGGACGCTCTGGCGCGACATGTCGATCCTGTTCGGCACGCTTCGCGTGATCGTCCACCCCAACGCCTATTGA
- the gspD gene encoding type II secretion system secretin GspD: MTFRTPLLLIAAAAGPATAQINPAPPAALAPPAAPTSGTRAGDIVVNMHDIEIAAVAEQISRLTGRTLILDPQVRGTVNVTSATPLSSDGVWELFQSVLRVHGFAAVRTGRAWRIVPQAEAVREAPGSSTGQQVTSRLVRLRNVSPETAARVFRPLVAQFGSIEPLTNPNAIVVTDYADNIARIERLAAALDGGRGPSFEAISLRLASAKDVGAALKTLWGEGDTAPRIAIDERSNILLVRGDARAVAEARRMADRMDLPGGATPTTRVFRLRNADAESVTAVLSGLLGGQTQSNNPIAQTLSGGSRFGSSINTLGSIGAGATGTGATNTLATGSNGSTLANAAAALTGSGSGSSSSGSLGSMAQSLGSSQSATSTGFSTPDLAVQSAPELNAIVVRGTPAALAQIQPLIDQLDVRRPQVMIEAAIVEVTADTAEALGVQFGLGNGLPGVDGAVSSFSNIGTPLTTILTTLGTPIGTLASASGFSGAISSGDTFQLLVQALGSSTKANLLSTPSVTTLDNQAAEIVVGQNVPFRTGSYTSQTGGTIAPFTTIERKDVGLTLRIIPRVHEGDVVRLDVSQEVSSLVGAVTGAADLITNRRAIQTTVLADDGQTIVLGGLISDDRTNTKSQVPVLGDIPILGNAFKSRQLQQTRRTLFVFLRPSILRDATAVANASAAKYARVRSAEAQLDDRSSLLLDPPKARLSVELSGVY; encoded by the coding sequence TTGACCTTCCGCACCCCCCTTCTGCTGATCGCCGCCGCCGCCGGCCCCGCCACGGCGCAGATCAACCCGGCTCCACCCGCAGCCCTCGCGCCCCCGGCAGCCCCCACCTCCGGCACCCGCGCGGGCGACATCGTCGTCAACATGCACGATATCGAGATCGCGGCCGTCGCCGAGCAGATCTCACGCCTCACCGGGCGCACCCTGATCCTCGATCCGCAGGTGCGCGGCACCGTCAACGTCACCTCCGCCACCCCGCTCAGTTCGGACGGCGTGTGGGAGCTGTTCCAGTCGGTGCTGCGCGTCCACGGCTTCGCCGCCGTCCGCACCGGCCGCGCCTGGCGCATCGTGCCGCAGGCGGAGGCGGTGCGCGAGGCGCCCGGCTCCTCCACCGGCCAGCAGGTGACGAGCCGCCTCGTCCGCCTCCGCAACGTCTCGCCGGAGACGGCCGCGCGCGTCTTCCGTCCTCTCGTCGCGCAGTTCGGCAGTATCGAGCCGCTGACCAACCCCAACGCGATCGTCGTCACCGATTATGCCGACAATATCGCCCGGATCGAGCGACTCGCCGCCGCGCTGGATGGCGGGCGCGGCCCCTCGTTCGAGGCGATCTCGCTGCGGCTGGCCAGCGCCAAGGATGTCGGCGCCGCGCTCAAGACGCTCTGGGGCGAGGGCGATACCGCGCCCCGCATCGCGATCGACGAACGCAGCAACATCCTGCTCGTGCGCGGGGACGCGCGTGCCGTGGCCGAAGCGCGCCGCATGGCCGACCGGATGGACCTGCCCGGCGGCGCCACGCCCACCACGCGCGTCTTCCGCCTCCGCAACGCGGATGCCGAATCGGTCACTGCGGTCCTGTCCGGCCTGCTCGGCGGCCAGACCCAGTCGAACAACCCGATCGCGCAGACGCTTTCGGGCGGCAGCCGCTTCGGCAGCAGCATCAACACTCTGGGCAGCATCGGCGCGGGCGCCACGGGCACCGGCGCCACCAATACGCTCGCCACCGGATCGAACGGCTCCACCCTCGCCAATGCCGCCGCCGCGCTGACCGGCTCGGGATCGGGCTCTTCCTCTTCGGGCTCGCTCGGATCGATGGCGCAGAGCCTCGGCAGTAGCCAGTCGGCCACGTCGACCGGCTTCTCCACGCCCGATCTCGCCGTCCAGTCCGCGCCCGAGCTGAACGCGATCGTCGTGCGCGGCACGCCCGCCGCCCTCGCCCAGATCCAGCCCCTGATCGATCAGCTCGACGTGCGCCGTCCGCAGGTGATGATCGAGGCGGCGATCGTGGAGGTCACCGCTGACACGGCCGAGGCGCTGGGCGTCCAGTTCGGCCTCGGCAACGGCCTGCCCGGCGTGGATGGCGCAGTCAGCTCCTTCTCCAATATCGGCACGCCGCTCACCACGATCCTGACGACGCTGGGCACGCCGATCGGCACGCTCGCCAGCGCCTCGGGCTTTTCGGGCGCCATCTCCAGCGGCGATACGTTCCAGCTGCTCGTGCAGGCGCTGGGCAGCTCGACCAAGGCGAACCTGCTCTCCACGCCGAGCGTCACGACGCTGGACAATCAGGCGGCCGAGATCGTCGTCGGCCAGAACGTGCCCTTCCGCACCGGCAGCTACACGTCGCAGACCGGCGGCACGATCGCGCCTTTCACCACGATCGAGCGCAAGGATGTGGGCCTCACGCTCCGCATCATCCCGCGCGTGCACGAAGGCGATGTCGTCCGCCTCGACGTGAGCCAGGAAGTTTCCTCGCTGGTCGGCGCGGTCACGGGCGCGGCCGATCTCATCACCAATCGTCGCGCGATCCAGACGACCGTGCTGGCCGACGACGGCCAGACGATCGTGCTGGGCGGGCTCATTTCCGACGATCGCACCAACACCAAGAGCCAGGTGCCAGTGCTGGGCGATATCCCGATTCTCGGCAACGCCTTCAAGAGCCGCCAGCTCCAGCAGACGCGGCGGACCCTGTTCGTGTTCCTGCGCCCGTCGATCCTGCGCGATGCGACGGCGGTGGCGAATGCGTCCGCCGCCAAATATGCCCGCGTCCGCAGCGCCGAAGCCCAGCTCGACGACCGCTCCAGCCTGCTGCTGGATCCCCCCAAGGCCAGGCTGAGCGTGGAGCTGTCAGGGGTGTATTGA
- a CDS encoding type II secretion system protein N, with protein sequence MSPRQARIGANLFTAAVIASVGVALAGTTWRLLGDPGERMGATPVAARAAPPPDIATLVSLSPFGTAAPTATGTADTNVVLRGILMAEPRSASSALISVGGATPTPFSIGSAVAGGTIDAIESDHVVIAVGAERRLLAFPDRSGTAPATAAATPAVTAPTPTMAPPPPVTGPSSPPPTPQALLAGLGATPAADGFHVTAPSPQMRQAGLQPGDVIQRVNGMAMAEAMSNPQALQTAFTNGTARVDLVRAGQTLTLSLPLR encoded by the coding sequence ATGAGCCCGCGTCAGGCCCGCATCGGCGCGAATCTCTTCACCGCCGCCGTCATCGCCTCGGTCGGAGTCGCGCTGGCGGGCACGACCTGGCGGCTGCTGGGCGATCCGGGCGAGCGGATGGGCGCCACCCCCGTCGCCGCGCGCGCCGCGCCCCCGCCGGACATCGCCACGCTCGTCAGCCTTTCGCCCTTCGGCACCGCCGCGCCCACCGCGACCGGCACCGCCGATACCAATGTGGTGCTGCGCGGCATCCTGATGGCGGAGCCGCGCTCGGCCTCCTCGGCCCTCATCTCGGTCGGCGGTGCCACGCCCACGCCTTTCTCTATCGGCAGCGCCGTCGCCGGCGGCACGATCGATGCGATCGAGAGCGACCATGTCGTGATCGCGGTCGGGGCCGAGCGCCGCCTGCTCGCCTTCCCCGATCGCAGCGGCACCGCGCCCGCCACCGCCGCCGCGACGCCCGCCGTCACCGCGCCCACGCCGACCATGGCGCCGCCGCCACCCGTCACCGGCCCGTCATCGCCGCCGCCCACGCCGCAGGCCCTGCTCGCGGGCCTCGGCGCCACTCCCGCCGCCGACGGCTTCCACGTCACCGCGCCCAGCCCGCAGATGCGGCAGGCCGGCCTCCAGCCCGGCGATGTGATCCAGCGCGTCAACGGCATGGCGATGGCGGAGGCGATGAGCAATCCGCAGGCTCTGCAGACCGCTTTCACCAACGGCACGGCGCGCGTGGATCTCGTCCGCGCGGGCCAGACACTCACCCTTTCCCTGCCCCTTCGCTAA
- the gspI gene encoding type II secretion system minor pseudopilin GspI — translation MRRRRHKNTVRAERSRSTCCGRGAWSTCFDFAQHERGKTGETGFTLIEALVALAIVAIAAAGLIGATERHIDTVSGIERRTTARWIAENRLAELALAGEGPPSGGGQIEMLGQQWQIAETARPSADPDLRLVEVAVAPAGGQPLVRLRGFVDSGAPR, via the coding sequence ATGAGGCGCCGCCGCCACAAAAACACCGTTCGTGCTGAGCGAAGTCGAAGCACGTGCTGCGGGCGGGGCGCTTGGAGCACGTGCTTCGACTTCGCTCAGCACGAACGGGGAAAGACAGGCGAGACGGGCTTCACGCTGATCGAAGCCCTCGTCGCGCTCGCCATCGTCGCGATCGCCGCCGCCGGGCTGATCGGCGCCACCGAACGCCATATCGACACCGTCTCCGGCATCGAGCGGCGCACCACCGCGCGGTGGATCGCGGAGAATCGGCTTGCGGAACTGGCGCTTGCGGGTGAAGGTCCACCCTCAGGCGGGGGGCAGATCGAGATGCTGGGGCAGCAGTGGCAGATCGCCGAAACCGCGCGTCCCAGCGCCGATCCGGACCTGCGCCTCGTCGAGGTGGCGGTCGCGCCCGCCGGCGGCCAGCCGCTCGTCCGCCTGCGCGGCTTCGTCGATTCGGGCGCGCCGAGATGA
- a CDS encoding GspH/FimT family pseudopilin, whose amino-acid sequence MLLRTQEPRAASAASEALGSCVRRSTVAGRESGLTLVEMLIVLAIIGVMAGAVVLAMGRAGGGGAQAEARRLATRLRLAADETMVTDAPVALDWDAGGYRFLGWNGKTWVESRTPALEPHRLPAGLALEASGPHPLLIGGNEGGTTLDARLSARGESWRIRFDGVNASAEAAPAT is encoded by the coding sequence GTGCTCCTGCGAACGCAGGAGCCCAGGGCTGCGAGCGCCGCATCTGAAGCTCTGGGCTCCTGCGTTCGCAGGAGCACGGTTGCCGGACGGGAATCCGGCCTCACCCTCGTCGAGATGCTGATCGTCCTCGCCATCATCGGCGTGATGGCGGGTGCGGTGGTGCTGGCGATGGGGCGGGCGGGCGGCGGCGGCGCGCAGGCCGAGGCGCGCAGGCTCGCCACCCGCCTCCGCCTCGCCGCCGACGAGACGATGGTGACGGACGCGCCCGTCGCGCTCGATTGGGATGCGGGCGGCTATCGTTTCCTCGGCTGGAACGGCAAGACATGGGTGGAGAGCCGGACGCCCGCGCTGGAGCCGCACCGCCTGCCCGCCGGCCTCGCGCTGGAGGCCTCCGGCCCCCACCCCCTGCTGATCGGCGGCAACGAGGGCGGCACCACGCTCGACGCCCGCCTCTCCGCGCGCGGAGAAAGCTGGCGTATCCGCTTCGACGGCGTGAACGCCAGCGCCGAAGCGGCCCCGGCGACATGA
- the gspG gene encoding type II secretion system major pseudopilin GspG, which produces MNPSAYATEVSHRVPEREQGLTLVEMIVVLAIIALVAALIVPNIIGRPDQARVTVAQTDLRSISAALKMYRLDNGDYPSTSQGLAALVSKPSGEPAPRNYAAGAYLDKLPVDPWGNPYVYASPGSAGGGFDLASNGKDGKPGGEGLDADIKLSSN; this is translated from the coding sequence ATGAATCCAAGCGCCTACGCAACCGAAGTGTCGCATCGCGTGCCGGAGCGCGAACAGGGCCTCACGCTCGTCGAGATGATCGTCGTGCTGGCGATCATCGCGCTGGTGGCGGCCCTGATCGTACCGAACATCATCGGCCGCCCCGATCAGGCGCGCGTCACCGTCGCGCAGACCGATCTCAGGTCTATCTCGGCCGCCTTGAAAATGTACCGGCTCGACAATGGCGATTATCCCTCCACGTCGCAGGGCCTCGCCGCGCTCGTCTCCAAGCCTTCGGGCGAGCCCGCGCCGCGCAATTATGCGGCCGGTGCCTATCTCGACAAATTGCCGGTCGATCCCTGGGGCAACCCCTATGTCTACGCCTCGCCCGGCAGCGCCGGCGGGGGCTTCGATCTCGCCAGCAACGGCAAGGACGGCAAGCCCGGCGGCGAGGGCCTGGACGCCGACATCAAGCTTTCCAGCAACTGA
- the gspL gene encoding type II secretion system protein GspL has protein sequence MPLPTYSAGMAPDQLPIESGSGIWTIDGDSLVNLERFDLGPAIVLVPSEEILLLSVDLPIASARRRLEALPFAIEERIAQPIADIHAALGAELGAQRYLAGVMARERMQRLTELLIASGLGQATVVPDVLGLPLPPPGAWSLDVAGDRALVRAEDGTGFALPRAHLVAAWAASARPRVILYGGAAPEEMAAEAGTYEDAGLAARLTQPALDLRQGRFAAPRRRIAPLWRRVAIVAAAGICAHAAIAGVDTIAVQRIATNRATEMRALVQQVAPSAVIGDDVAASAAEILPASGAGPSGFLPLFVRVGGALKPLGSAIHMHAISYDASAGTMSIEVEAATMEGLQQVGSALTAAGLSAQAGAASQSDGKAAGAFLIRGAA, from the coding sequence TTGCCCCTGCCGACCTACTCCGCCGGCATGGCCCCGGACCAGCTCCCTATTGAGTCAGGGTCCGGCATCTGGACGATCGACGGCGACAGTCTCGTGAATCTGGAGCGGTTCGATCTCGGCCCGGCGATCGTGCTGGTGCCGAGCGAGGAGATATTGCTGCTCTCCGTCGACCTGCCGATCGCGAGCGCGCGGCGGCGTCTGGAGGCTTTGCCCTTCGCGATCGAGGAACGGATCGCGCAGCCGATCGCCGACATCCATGCGGCGCTGGGCGCGGAACTGGGCGCGCAACGCTATCTTGCGGGCGTGATGGCGCGGGAGCGGATGCAGCGGCTGACAGAGCTGCTGATCGCCAGCGGGCTGGGGCAGGCGACTGTGGTGCCGGACGTGCTGGGCCTGCCGTTGCCGCCGCCCGGCGCGTGGAGCCTGGATGTCGCCGGGGACCGCGCTCTGGTGCGCGCCGAGGATGGGACGGGCTTCGCGCTGCCGCGCGCGCATCTGGTGGCGGCGTGGGCGGCGTCGGCGCGGCCGCGCGTGATCCTGTATGGCGGGGCGGCGCCCGAGGAGATGGCGGCGGAGGCCGGGACCTATGAGGATGCGGGGCTGGCGGCGCGGCTGACGCAGCCCGCGCTCGATCTGCGGCAGGGGCGTTTCGCCGCACCGCGCCGGAGGATCGCGCCTTTGTGGCGGCGGGTCGCGATCGTCGCGGCGGCGGGTATCTGCGCGCATGCGGCGATCGCCGGCGTCGATACGATCGCGGTGCAGCGGATCGCCACGAACAGGGCGACGGAGATGCGCGCGCTGGTCCAGCAGGTCGCGCCCAGTGCCGTGATCGGTGACGACGTGGCGGCGAGCGCGGCCGAGATATTGCCCGCGAGCGGGGCGGGGCCTTCGGGCTTCCTGCCTCTGTTCGTGCGCGTGGGGGGAGCGTTGAAGCCGCTCGGCTCCGCGATCCACATGCACGCCATCTCTTATGACGCCTCGGCCGGCACGATGAGCATCGAGGTGGAGGCCGCGACGATGGAGGGGCTGCAGCAGGTGGGCTCGGCGCTCACGGCGGCGGGCCTTTCGGCGCAGGCGGGCGCGGCGAGCCAGAGCGACGGCAAGGCGGCGGGCGCGTTCCTGATCCGGGGCGCGGCATGA
- the gspM gene encoding type II secretion system protein GspM yields the protein MKLGRLEPVRDRGTAWWADRSQREQRLLAVLAVIGLVALVLVAVVRPLQTARARAVADIRTYDMLAMRLRAAGPGLGAPARRGPPASVVAASAGATGVIVQRVEPEGGRLTVVLADAPFDAVLRFVADLERTSALRVSEARIEASTSGPGLVTARFVMAGG from the coding sequence ATGAAGCTCGGCCGTCTGGAGCCCGTCCGGGATCGGGGCACGGCGTGGTGGGCCGACCGGAGCCAGCGCGAGCAACGCCTGCTCGCCGTGCTGGCGGTGATCGGGCTGGTCGCATTGGTGCTGGTGGCGGTGGTGCGGCCGCTGCAGACGGCGCGCGCGCGGGCGGTGGCGGACATCCGCACCTATGACATGCTGGCGATGCGGCTGCGCGCGGCAGGTCCGGGGCTTGGCGCACCGGCGCGGCGCGGGCCGCCCGCTTCCGTGGTGGCGGCGAGCGCGGGAGCGACGGGCGTGATCGTCCAGCGCGTGGAGCCGGAGGGCGGGCGGCTGACGGTGGTGCTGGCCGATGCGCCGTTCGATGCGGTGCTGCGCTTCGTGGCCGATCTGGAGCGAACGAGCGCGCTGCGCGTGAGCGAGGCGCGGATCGAGGCCAGCACGAGCGGGCCGGGGCTGGTGACGGCGCGGTTCGTGATGGCGGGCGGATGA